A region from the Cystobacter ferrugineus genome encodes:
- a CDS encoding heparan-alpha-glucosaminide N-acetyltransferase domain-containing protein → MGVASQDVSVAPPAGASTSRNTGLDRARAVAVIAMVMGHTLDAVLSDTARQSTGMLAYWSLRAITAPLFLFVAGWAFATTVQRTGAQGLTVWRRYLPRVGLLLLWGYVLRWPGWALEGLLAGRVEIWRHFLAFDALHGVAGALLIGSGVLSVVAGRGPRMAVMAGLALLFPWASPWMRQVVSEGHWPLALEQALVGRTSNFPLFPWSAYFFVGCVAGLGLAGVKRIPHWLLLLGGGTGMLGVVSLWGGAAASRWGDVVLVGWRMGLLGVTAGLAMLLPARLDGWLGPVGRASLWVYVVHLPLAYGWSTFPGLGSRLGHSQSAPAALGLALAVLATSLVIALSAKALHGRWRKRTRPSAARTAAMSSRPSASE, encoded by the coding sequence ATGGGTGTCGCTTCCCAGGACGTGAGCGTCGCTCCGCCCGCCGGGGCCTCCACCTCGCGCAACACCGGCCTGGACCGGGCGCGCGCGGTGGCGGTCATCGCCATGGTGATGGGGCACACGCTGGACGCGGTGTTGTCGGACACGGCCCGGCAGAGCACCGGCATGCTGGCCTACTGGTCGCTCCGGGCGATCACGGCGCCGTTGTTCCTCTTCGTGGCCGGGTGGGCCTTCGCGACGACGGTGCAGCGCACGGGTGCCCAGGGCCTGACGGTGTGGCGCCGCTATCTGCCGCGCGTGGGGCTCCTGTTGTTGTGGGGCTACGTGCTGCGCTGGCCGGGCTGGGCGCTTGAGGGGCTGCTCGCGGGCCGTGTGGAGATCTGGCGGCACTTCCTCGCCTTCGATGCGTTGCACGGCGTGGCGGGCGCGCTGCTGATCGGCTCGGGGGTGTTGTCGGTGGTGGCCGGACGCGGGCCGCGCATGGCGGTGATGGCGGGGCTCGCCCTGCTCTTTCCCTGGGCGAGCCCGTGGATGCGCCAGGTGGTGTCCGAGGGGCACTGGCCCCTGGCGCTGGAGCAGGCCCTGGTGGGCCGCACGTCCAACTTCCCGCTCTTCCCCTGGTCGGCCTACTTCTTCGTGGGGTGTGTGGCGGGGTTGGGGCTGGCGGGGGTGAAGCGCATCCCTCACTGGCTGCTCCTCCTGGGTGGGGGCACGGGGATGCTGGGGGTGGTGTCGCTGTGGGGGGGCGCCGCGGCCTCGCGCTGGGGCGATGTCGTGCTGGTGGGCTGGCGGATGGGCCTGCTGGGCGTGACGGCGGGCCTGGCCATGTTGCTGCCCGCCCGGCTGGATGGATGGCTGGGGCCCGTGGGGCGCGCGTCGCTCTGGGTGTACGTGGTGCACCTGCCGCTGGCCTATGGCTGGTCCACGTTCCCCGGTCTGGGGAGCCGGTTGGGCCACTCCCAGTCGGCCCCTGCCGCCCTGGGACTCGCTCTGGCCGTCCTGGCCACCTCCCTGGTGATCGCACTGTCCGCGAAGGCGCTCCATGGGCGCTGGCGCAAGCGCACGCGGCCCTCTGCCGCGCGCACCGCGGCCATGTCCTCCAGGCCGTCGGCCTCGGAGTGA
- a CDS encoding aromatic amino acid hydroxylase: MTPTERTLARLPAHLRRYVVSQDYASYTPRDQAVWRHILRQLRGQLAGKAHPIYLEGLEATGIGTERIPSLDEMNEQLSKLGWGAVSVRGFIPPAVFTELQSLGVLAIAADIRTHEHIQYTPAPDIVHESAGHAPIIANARYAEYLKRCGLVGFKAISTVEDEAVFQAIRNLSVVKEDPSATPEQIHHAEARLDAANQSRRYVSESTRASRLYWWTAEYGLIGSLDNPRIYGAGLLSSIGEARHCLTSEVKKVPLSLQCADTEYDITRMQPQLFVARDFEHLFQVLEEFEATLAWKRGGDYGLQEALRAGTVNHLVLADGREVTARVVEMLPGLHPVAEGLSTALVRLDGPVLVSRGGKAEGKPWPGLALVAFGAGELPDRGPFQLELASGLQLQGFAAGGGEVLNLRGQLAGRPVALPSVAQLFLTPRLPSVAGGPADPATWDRWFGELNAFTEGEGEAQARAKKATALHPSLAALYREVRAQRESKSLDVRRLEQLARAVSDFPDDWLLRTEIDELRAARA, from the coding sequence ATGACCCCCACTGAACGGACCCTCGCCCGTCTGCCCGCCCACCTGCGTCGTTACGTGGTGAGCCAGGACTATGCGTCCTATACGCCCAGGGATCAGGCCGTCTGGCGGCACATCCTCCGGCAACTGCGCGGCCAGCTCGCCGGCAAGGCACATCCCATCTACCTCGAGGGCCTGGAAGCCACGGGCATCGGCACCGAGCGCATCCCCAGCCTGGATGAAATGAATGAGCAGCTCTCCAAGCTGGGCTGGGGCGCGGTGAGCGTGCGCGGCTTCATTCCCCCCGCCGTGTTCACCGAGCTGCAGTCGCTGGGCGTGCTCGCCATCGCGGCGGACATCCGCACCCACGAGCACATCCAATACACCCCCGCCCCGGACATCGTTCACGAGAGCGCGGGTCACGCCCCCATCATCGCCAACGCGCGCTACGCCGAGTACCTCAAGCGCTGCGGACTCGTGGGCTTCAAGGCCATCTCCACCGTGGAGGACGAGGCCGTCTTCCAGGCCATCCGCAACCTGAGCGTGGTCAAGGAAGACCCTTCCGCCACCCCGGAGCAGATCCACCACGCCGAGGCCCGTCTGGACGCGGCCAACCAGAGCCGCCGCTACGTCAGCGAGAGCACCCGCGCCTCCCGGCTCTACTGGTGGACGGCCGAATACGGCCTCATCGGTTCCCTGGACAACCCCCGCATCTATGGTGCCGGACTGCTCTCCAGCATCGGCGAGGCCCGCCACTGCCTCACGTCCGAGGTGAAGAAGGTCCCCCTGAGCCTCCAGTGCGCGGACACCGAGTACGACATCACCCGCATGCAGCCCCAGCTCTTCGTGGCCCGTGACTTCGAGCACCTCTTCCAAGTGCTCGAGGAGTTCGAGGCCACGCTCGCCTGGAAGCGTGGCGGGGACTACGGCCTCCAGGAGGCCCTGCGTGCCGGAACGGTCAACCACCTCGTGCTCGCCGATGGCCGGGAGGTGACCGCCCGTGTCGTCGAGATGCTCCCCGGCCTCCACCCCGTCGCCGAGGGGCTCTCCACCGCGCTCGTGCGGCTGGATGGCCCCGTGCTCGTCTCCCGCGGCGGCAAGGCCGAGGGCAAGCCCTGGCCGGGGCTCGCGCTCGTGGCCTTCGGTGCCGGAGAGCTCCCCGACCGGGGTCCCTTCCAGCTCGAGCTCGCCAGCGGACTCCAGCTCCAGGGCTTCGCCGCGGGTGGAGGAGAGGTGCTCAACCTGCGGGGGCAGCTCGCCGGCCGCCCCGTGGCGCTGCCCAGCGTGGCCCAGCTCTTCCTCACTCCCCGCCTGCCCTCCGTGGCCGGCGGCCCGGCGGACCCCGCCACCTGGGACCGCTGGTTCGGCGAGCTCAACGCCTTCACCGAGGGCGAAGGCGAAGCCCAGGCCCGCGCCAAGAAGGCCACCGCCCTGCATCCCTCGCTCGCGGCGCTCTACCGCGAGGTGCGCGCCCAGCGCGAGTCCAAGAGCCTGGACGTCCGGCGGCTCGAGCAGCTCGCCCGGGCCGTCTCCGACTTCCCCGATGACTGGTTGCTCCGGACGGAAATCGACGAGCTCAGGGCCGCGCGCGCCTGA
- the dnaN gene encoding DNA polymerase III subunit beta, whose amino-acid sequence MEFRIAADELKKALYRAQGIVERKTTMPILANVLLTATKTGVTVTAFDLEIGIVSEHVAEVIKPGAVTLSAKYVFDIVQNLPDAHVTLKKLANNYVEITSGPAHFKIVGTAPEEYPKLPREENAPLVQVTGNTLLEMIKKTQFAISTDETRYILNGVYFEPQAGGKVRMVATDGHRLSLVERELSGDFKLKGGVIIPRKGLMELKRLLDEAPDAECHLGFAENSALFKKTGLTMVMRLIDGQFPEYQRVIPKEGDKAVLVPKTRLLEGLKRIALLSADKSYAVRIGLAENQLLITANNPDLGEAKDALDIAYRGAAITIGFNARYLIDVLGVTDTDEVAFELGDEHSPGVLHAPGDRSFTAVVMPMRV is encoded by the coding sequence ATGGAATTCCGCATCGCCGCCGACGAGCTGAAGAAGGCCCTCTATCGCGCCCAGGGCATCGTGGAGCGCAAGACGACGATGCCCATCCTGGCCAACGTGCTGCTCACCGCGACGAAGACGGGGGTGACGGTCACGGCGTTCGACCTGGAGATCGGCATCGTCTCCGAGCACGTCGCCGAGGTCATCAAGCCGGGCGCGGTGACGCTGAGCGCCAAGTACGTGTTCGACATCGTGCAGAACCTGCCGGACGCGCACGTGACGCTCAAGAAGCTGGCGAACAACTACGTGGAGATCACGAGCGGCCCGGCGCACTTCAAGATCGTCGGCACCGCGCCCGAGGAGTACCCGAAGCTGCCGCGCGAGGAGAACGCGCCGCTCGTGCAGGTGACGGGCAACACGCTGCTGGAGATGATCAAGAAGACGCAGTTCGCCATCTCCACGGACGAGACGCGCTACATCCTCAACGGCGTGTATTTCGAGCCACAGGCGGGTGGCAAGGTGCGCATGGTGGCCACGGATGGGCACCGCCTGTCGCTGGTGGAGCGCGAGCTGTCCGGGGACTTCAAGCTCAAGGGCGGCGTCATCATCCCGCGCAAGGGCCTCATGGAGCTCAAGCGCCTGCTGGACGAGGCGCCCGACGCCGAGTGCCACCTGGGGTTCGCGGAGAACTCGGCGCTCTTCAAGAAGACGGGCCTCACCATGGTGATGCGGCTCATCGACGGGCAGTTCCCCGAGTACCAGCGCGTCATCCCCAAGGAGGGGGACAAGGCGGTGCTGGTGCCCAAGACGCGCCTGCTCGAGGGACTCAAGCGCATCGCGCTGCTCAGCGCGGACAAGAGCTATGCGGTGCGCATCGGGCTGGCGGAGAACCAGCTGCTCATCACGGCGAACAACCCGGATCTGGGCGAGGCCAAGGACGCGCTGGACATCGCCTACCGGGGCGCCGCCATCACCATCGGCTTCAACGCGCGCTACCTCATCGACGTGCTGGGCGTGACGGACACGGACGAGGTGGCGTTCGAGCTGGGGGATGAGCACAGCCCGGGTGTGCTGCACGCGCCGGGGGACCGGAGCTTCACGGCCGTCGTGATGCCGATGCGCGTCTGA
- a CDS encoding sensor histidine kinase translates to MPLDRFAVLLVGLFCLLGTPARGAEPPGRLNFRSYGTEAGVDNYDLSWILQDADGFIWVCAADAVYRFDGGRFERFGREAGLPSTSVSDITLDARGHLMLATRAGVVRWEGEHFVDVPMPGVAERVWSLRVDAHQRMWAGTEKGLYWEDQPGHFIPAPGWPGGPALKLLTDDSGAVQVVSELRLVSRDPQGHWSVHEVPGRPTAIHGLVRDGEGRLWLGYEGWLVMQPRPGAPLVDRSSVLHGLPGAGLRLRVGNEGQLLVPHYGGLLEIRGERSTLLRLGLANQSARIKDVLEDRQGTLWAASMGVHRSLGRGLWSVHDTTTGLPANMVWGLARGADGTMWVGTDKGLVRGTAAGWVPVPGLEGYSLKAVSVDRDGVVWAAGNPAGLHRYEPWSGRLRTFGPESNYLFRYTFAMQWMSDGSLWVATPSGFARGVFKDGVPSFTLMLKMNQRVLAMDLALDAAGRLWMPGNGLKVLEDESSKSFGVADGLLDDQLRYILVRRDGRMCVSYVEPLGVSCFSYREGRLTDFSHLDRGHGLHSNVVYQLGEDAAGRLWVGTGAGVHVVGPDGVSEHFGASGGAPGNESTGNSFLADADGTVWVGSANGLGRFDGARYRGPVEPPRVELLSTHLGTRMWSRPPEEGLQTHPKETNLEVHFAVLGDADEESLERQVRLVGMDEWHSVSEMPVRYSVLPPGDYRFEVRARHDQGPWGPVAGFALRVLPPWWASWWGRCLIVLGLGLVVAGVVRWRNLTLRQRNAELERLVEARTSELDRVRAKVAQAEKLSAMGQLLARLSHEINNPLTAIHNNLPPVSEYFAQQAEGLRRLRERLETHPEEAEAVARVWSELELDYVLQDTPDALEAMRFATDRIRSIQEDLRAFLRGERPRLEVGDLNRTVRDTVEFVRRSLPPGIQVEVQCGEVPPLAFHAGQIGQVLLNLLRNALDALGERGEVRVSTAVCEGRAELVVADNGPGIPPELRSRIFEPFFTTKDVGKGSGLGLAICRQIIAENHGGSLELDESTARGACFRVGLPLVQEGREAA, encoded by the coding sequence ATGCCGTTGGATCGATTCGCCGTGCTCCTGGTGGGCCTCTTCTGCCTTCTGGGTACACCCGCTCGGGGCGCGGAGCCCCCCGGACGCCTCAATTTTCGCAGCTATGGCACGGAGGCGGGGGTCGACAATTACGACCTGTCGTGGATTCTCCAGGATGCGGATGGCTTCATCTGGGTGTGCGCCGCGGACGCGGTGTATCGCTTCGATGGCGGGCGCTTCGAGCGCTTTGGCCGGGAGGCCGGCCTGCCCTCGACGAGCGTGAGTGACATCACGCTGGACGCGCGGGGCCACCTGATGCTGGCGACTCGCGCGGGGGTGGTGCGCTGGGAGGGGGAGCACTTCGTCGACGTGCCGATGCCTGGCGTCGCCGAGCGGGTGTGGAGCCTGCGTGTGGACGCGCACCAGCGGATGTGGGCGGGGACGGAGAAGGGCTTGTACTGGGAGGATCAGCCGGGGCACTTCATTCCGGCGCCCGGCTGGCCGGGAGGCCCGGCGCTCAAGTTGCTGACGGATGACTCGGGCGCGGTGCAGGTCGTGTCCGAGCTCCGGCTGGTGAGCCGCGATCCCCAGGGGCACTGGTCGGTGCACGAGGTGCCGGGCCGGCCGACCGCCATCCACGGGCTCGTGCGTGATGGCGAGGGCCGCTTGTGGCTGGGCTACGAGGGGTGGCTGGTGATGCAGCCGCGGCCGGGGGCGCCCCTGGTGGATCGCTCCTCGGTGTTGCACGGGCTTCCGGGCGCGGGCCTCCGCCTGCGCGTGGGCAACGAGGGGCAGCTCCTGGTGCCCCACTATGGGGGCCTGCTGGAGATCCGCGGCGAGCGCTCGACGCTGTTGCGGCTGGGCCTGGCCAACCAGTCGGCGCGGATCAAGGACGTGCTGGAGGATCGGCAGGGGACGCTGTGGGCCGCGAGCATGGGGGTGCACCGCTCGCTGGGGCGGGGCTTGTGGAGCGTGCATGACACCACCACGGGGCTGCCCGCGAACATGGTGTGGGGGCTGGCACGGGGCGCGGACGGGACGATGTGGGTGGGTACGGACAAGGGGCTCGTGCGGGGCACGGCGGCTGGGTGGGTGCCGGTGCCGGGGTTGGAGGGCTACTCGCTCAAGGCCGTGAGCGTGGACCGGGACGGGGTGGTGTGGGCCGCGGGCAATCCGGCGGGGCTGCACCGCTACGAGCCGTGGAGCGGACGGCTGCGCACGTTCGGCCCGGAGTCCAACTACCTGTTCCGCTACACCTTCGCGATGCAGTGGATGTCCGACGGCTCGCTCTGGGTGGCCACGCCCTCGGGGTTCGCGCGCGGGGTGTTCAAGGACGGCGTGCCCTCCTTCACGCTCATGCTGAAGATGAACCAGCGGGTGCTCGCCATGGACCTGGCGCTCGACGCGGCGGGGCGGCTGTGGATGCCGGGCAATGGGCTCAAGGTGCTCGAGGACGAGTCCTCCAAGAGCTTCGGGGTGGCCGATGGCCTGCTGGATGATCAGCTGCGCTACATCCTGGTGCGGCGCGACGGCCGCATGTGCGTGTCCTACGTGGAGCCCCTGGGGGTGAGCTGCTTCAGCTACCGGGAGGGGCGCCTCACGGACTTCTCGCACCTGGACCGCGGCCACGGGCTGCACAGCAACGTCGTCTACCAGTTGGGCGAGGACGCGGCGGGCCGGCTCTGGGTGGGAACGGGGGCGGGGGTGCACGTGGTGGGGCCGGACGGAGTGTCGGAGCACTTCGGCGCGAGTGGCGGTGCTCCGGGCAACGAGTCCACTGGCAACTCCTTCCTGGCGGACGCGGACGGCACGGTGTGGGTGGGGTCCGCGAATGGACTGGGACGCTTCGACGGGGCGCGCTACCGCGGTCCGGTGGAGCCTCCGCGCGTCGAGCTGCTGAGCACCCATCTGGGCACGCGCATGTGGTCGCGGCCACCGGAGGAGGGTCTGCAGACCCATCCGAAGGAGACGAACCTGGAGGTGCACTTCGCGGTGCTGGGCGACGCGGACGAGGAGAGCCTGGAGCGGCAGGTCCGCCTGGTGGGGATGGATGAGTGGCACAGCGTGTCGGAGATGCCGGTGCGCTACAGCGTGTTGCCACCGGGGGATTACCGCTTCGAGGTGCGCGCGCGGCATGACCAGGGGCCCTGGGGACCGGTGGCGGGCTTCGCCCTGCGGGTGCTACCTCCCTGGTGGGCCTCGTGGTGGGGGCGGTGCCTGATCGTGCTGGGATTGGGGTTGGTCGTGGCGGGCGTGGTGCGCTGGCGCAACCTGACGCTGCGCCAGCGCAACGCCGAGTTGGAGCGCCTGGTGGAGGCGCGCACCTCCGAGTTGGATCGGGTGCGTGCGAAGGTGGCCCAGGCCGAGAAGCTCTCGGCCATGGGGCAGTTGCTGGCGCGGCTGTCGCATGAAATCAACAATCCCCTCACCGCCATCCACAACAACCTGCCGCCGGTGAGCGAGTACTTCGCGCAGCAGGCCGAGGGCTTGCGGCGCCTGCGCGAGCGGCTGGAGACGCACCCGGAGGAGGCGGAGGCGGTGGCGCGGGTGTGGAGCGAGCTGGAGTTGGACTACGTGCTCCAGGACACGCCCGACGCGCTGGAGGCGATGCGCTTCGCCACCGACCGCATCCGCTCCATCCAGGAGGACCTGCGCGCCTTCCTGCGCGGAGAGCGTCCGCGCCTGGAGGTGGGGGACTTGAACCGGACGGTGCGGGACACGGTGGAGTTCGTGCGGCGCTCGCTGCCGCCGGGCATCCAGGTGGAGGTGCAGTGTGGCGAGGTGCCGCCGCTGGCGTTCCACGCGGGGCAGATCGGCCAGGTGCTGCTCAATCTCCTGCGCAACGCGCTCGACGCACTGGGCGAGCGCGGCGAGGTGCGGGTGAGCACGGCGGTGTGCGAGGGCCGCGCGGAGCTGGTGGTGGCGGACAATGGTCCGGGAATTCCTCCCGAGCTGCGCTCGCGCATCTTCGAGCCCTTCTTCACCACGAAGGACGTGGGCAAGGGCTCGGGATTGGGGCTCGCCATCTGCCGGCAGATCATCGCGGAGAACCACGGGGGCTCGCTCGAGCTCGACGAGTCGACGGCTCGGGGAGCGTGCTTCCGGGTGGGGCTGCCGCTCGTCCAGGAGGGCCGCGAGGCGGCCTGA
- a CDS encoding TetR/AcrR family transcriptional regulator has translation MRRKSPNADPPVKTPPPRPGKPPAQGLRERIRREATHLIASRGFGAISVNDVAVAVGISKQALLYHYPSREALHAAVLDSLIEHSNRHLLLLLGAFTDKSAERLERVMEQLREFFDTEQDAARVFLREVLDADSPHMSVLMQGMEPWIRIAVDVLRQGQREGHVRPELDPEAAVGHVGLLLLTSFAMRRPSSGWPESDEAEWRERWLGEAGLIIKRYLFTEPRPAPARRKRPRRQTK, from the coding sequence ATGCGCCGCAAGAGCCCAAACGCTGATCCCCCGGTAAAGACTCCTCCACCTCGCCCGGGCAAGCCCCCCGCCCAGGGCCTGCGCGAGCGCATCCGCCGCGAAGCCACCCACCTCATCGCCTCGCGCGGCTTTGGTGCCATCTCCGTCAATGACGTGGCGGTCGCGGTGGGCATCAGCAAACAAGCCCTCCTCTACCACTACCCCTCGCGCGAGGCCCTGCACGCCGCCGTGCTCGACTCCCTCATCGAGCACTCCAACCGCCACCTGCTGCTGTTGCTCGGCGCCTTCACCGACAAGAGCGCGGAGCGGCTGGAGCGTGTCATGGAGCAGCTGCGCGAGTTCTTCGACACCGAGCAGGACGCCGCGCGCGTCTTCCTGCGCGAGGTGCTCGACGCGGACAGCCCTCACATGTCCGTGCTCATGCAGGGCATGGAGCCCTGGATTCGCATCGCGGTGGACGTGCTGCGCCAGGGCCAGCGCGAGGGCCATGTCCGCCCGGAGCTGGATCCCGAGGCCGCCGTGGGCCACGTGGGCCTGCTCCTGCTCACCTCCTTCGCCATGCGCCGCCCCTCCTCCGGCTGGCCCGAGAGCGACGAGGCCGAATGGCGCGAGCGGTGGCTCGGCGAGGCGGGACTCATCATCAAGCGCTACCTCTTCACCGAGCCCCGCCCCGCCCCCGCCCGCCGCAAGCGCCCCCGCCGTCAGACGAAGTAG
- a CDS encoding LysR family transcriptional regulator, with translation MPPRKLPRHLVWLESFAAAVESGSLEAAAEHLGVARSVVSEHLRALETTLADGQPLLERGPGRRLHLTARGEKLYEGTQTPLHQLDLKRLRDLASTEPSLRLGLNPTLSHFLLAGIAGDVARAHIKLEVSFGGTFELVRQVQTRQLDLAVDFTPLPPHRGVEAESLLHLPFVVLCGPGNELAARHGARRSLHVRDLAGQPFIDWQRDDPYGTANSARFNAHDVSVREVARVQSFLLLFDLLRAYRACAIAPDLRLLRSFPEDLSVWLLREEAPQSVEVVTLRSSGGPRSETAQLILDGLRQRLASKRRKTD, from the coding sequence ATGCCACCCCGAAAGCTCCCACGACACCTCGTCTGGCTCGAGTCCTTCGCGGCCGCGGTCGAGTCCGGCAGCCTGGAAGCCGCCGCCGAGCACCTCGGCGTCGCCCGCTCCGTCGTCAGCGAGCACTTGCGCGCCCTGGAAACCACCCTCGCCGACGGCCAGCCCCTCCTGGAACGCGGCCCCGGCCGCCGCCTCCACCTCACCGCTCGCGGCGAAAAGCTCTACGAGGGGACCCAGACGCCCCTCCACCAGCTCGATCTCAAACGACTGCGCGACCTCGCCAGCACCGAGCCGAGCCTGCGGCTCGGCCTCAACCCCACCCTCTCCCATTTCCTGCTCGCCGGCATCGCCGGAGACGTGGCCCGCGCCCACATCAAACTGGAGGTCAGCTTCGGCGGCACCTTCGAGCTCGTGCGCCAGGTGCAGACCCGGCAGCTCGATCTCGCCGTGGACTTCACCCCGCTGCCACCCCATCGCGGCGTGGAAGCCGAATCCCTCCTCCACCTGCCCTTCGTCGTGCTCTGCGGCCCCGGCAACGAGCTGGCCGCTCGCCATGGTGCCCGCCGCTCGCTCCATGTGCGCGACCTGGCCGGCCAGCCCTTCATCGACTGGCAGCGCGATGACCCCTACGGCACCGCCAACAGCGCCCGCTTCAACGCCCATGACGTCTCCGTGCGCGAAGTGGCCCGCGTGCAGAGCTTCCTCCTCCTCTTCGATCTGCTGCGCGCCTACCGCGCCTGCGCCATCGCTCCCGACCTCCGGCTGCTGCGCTCCTTCCCCGAGGACCTCTCCGTCTGGCTGCTGCGCGAGGAAGCGCCCCAATCCGTCGAGGTCGTCACCCTGCGCTCCTCCGGGGGCCCCCGTTCCGAAACGGCTCAGCTCATCCTCGACGGACTGCGTCAGCGCCTCGCGTCGAAACGGCGGAAAACCGACTAG